Proteins co-encoded in one Corylus avellana chromosome ca9, CavTom2PMs-1.0 genomic window:
- the LOC132191505 gene encoding transcription factor AS1: MHLEMKERQRWRAEEDALLRAYVKQYGPREWNLVSQRMNTPLNRDAKSCLERWKNYLKPGIKKGSLTEEEQRLVIRLQAKHGNKWKKIAAEVPGRTAKRLGKWWEVFKEKQQREQKENNKAVDPIEDGKYDRILETFAEKLVKERATPAYLMATSNGGFLHTDPPAAAPALLPPWLSNSNGTSTVRPPSPSVTLSLSPSTVAAPPSIPWLQPDRGGPDNTPHVFGNLPPQGSVPGCGESMLISELVECCRDLEEGHRAWMAHKKEAAWRLRRVELQLESEKGCRRREKMEEIEAKVKALREEQKVGLDRIEAEYREQLAGLRRDAEAKEQKLAEQWAAKHLRLTKFLEQTGCRPRHADNGR, encoded by the coding sequence ATGCATCTGGAAATGAAGGAGAGACAGCGTTGGAGAGCTGAGGAGGACGCATTGTTACGAGCATATGTCAAACAATATGGCCCTAGGGAGTGGAATCTCGTGTCACAGCGCATGAACACACCCCTAAACAGAGATGCCAAGTCCTGCTTAGAAAGGTGGAAGAACTACCTCAAACCCGGCATAAAGAAAGGATCCCTCACTGAAGAGGAGCAGCGTCTTGTTATCCGCCTTCAAGCCAAGCATGGCAACAAATGGAAGAAAATTGCAGCTGAAGTCCCAGGTCGTACTGCCAAGAGACTAGGCAAGTGGTGGGAAGTGTTTAAAGAGAAGCAGCAAAGGGAGCAAAAGGAGAATAACAAGGCAGTTGACCCCATTGAGGACGGCAAGTACGATAGGATTCTTGAGACTTTTGCCGAGAAGTTAGTGAAAGAGCGCGCCACCCCAGCATATCTCATGGCCACTTCCAATGGAGGTTTTCTTCATACTGACCCACCTGCCGCTGCACCTGCTTTGCTACCTCCATGGCTTTCTAATTCCAACGGCACCTCCACAGTTAGGCCGCCCTCCCCTTCTGTAACCCTCAGTCTCTCTCCCTCAACGGTTGCAGCCCCTCCCTCGATCCCATGGTTGCAGCCTGATAGAGGAGGACCAGATAATACCCCTCATGTTTTTGGCAATTTGCCGCCTCAAGGGTCAGTACCCGGTTGCGGAGAGAGCATGCTGATATCTGAACTAGTGGAGTGCTGCAGAGATTTGGAAGAAGGGCACCGTGCTTGGATGGCGCACAAGAAGGAAGCAGCCTGGAGGTTAAGAAGGGTAGAGTTGCAACTGGAATCGGAGAAGGGATGCCGGAGGAGGGAAAAGATGGAAGAGATTGAGGCAAAGGTGAAGGCTCTGAGGGAAGAGCAGAAGGTTGGTCTAGATAGAATCGAAGCAGAATACAGGGAACAATTGGCAGGACTAAGGAGGGATGCAGAAGCCAAGGAGCAGAAGTTGGCTGAACAATGGGCTGCAAAACACTTGCGTCTTACCAAGTTTCTTGAACAGACGGGCTGCAGACCCAGGCATGCTGATAATGGCCGATGA